The genomic stretch TTTTCCTTATCAAGCCCCATGAACATGTACATGTACGGCTCATTGTCACCATCGATACGCAGGGGCTCATAGGCAATGATTGTATCTCGTCCATTGCTTGTCGCTGTTTCTATGATACCGGGCTGGCCTGAATTGCTGGCCACCTGATAGACGTCCTGCTTGATGGGTTTCCCTATCTCGAGTTCCGAATGATTGGGGTACCGGAAAATCCGGTAGCCATTGTGATCACACATTCCGAAAAACGTTCCCGCCGGGAATTTGGATTTGTCAAAGTGGCGTTGGTAATGGTTGAGCTCAACTCCGATGATTATGGCAGAAACCGGCTCACCATTTTCATCCAGAACGGGGATACCAAAAGGGAAAATGAACTTTTTGCTTTGTTTGCCTACAACAAACTCACCATAGGAAAAGCGCTTGAAAGCAATGGCATCTCTGAATTGTTTGCGATCTGAAAAGTTGAACCCATTGTCCTTCCCCCGTCCCATGGCGACGACATTGCCCTCCAGGTCGACCATGATGACATTGGTGTACATCGGATTGGCCCTCAGCAAGGTGGCCAGTACCTGCTGGACCACTTCCGGATTTCCGGATTTCACTTCCGGAAGCTGAGAAACCGTTCGCAGCAATGTTCGAGTCGATTCAGTAATTCGCTGTTGCACCTCACTGAAACCACGAAGGAAAATTGATGCATTATTCTGGGCAGCCGCAACCTCAGAGCGCCGCTTCTCGAACTCATTGAAAAGGAGCACGAGAAAAACAGGCAACGTGGCCAGCAAAACAAGATATACCAACTTCTTTCGGATTGAACCCAGAATGAGATCACCCTTCATGAATATCCACCTCTATCTAAACACCTCAACAAACTGAATATTCGTACATCCATACAGAGCAGGGAGCTAAATTCAATTATATATTCATTAAACCATCCATACCTTTATATCTAGATTATCGCCAAGATAATAACCCATTTCCAATCATCAGTGACAATCTGCATGTCATTTCCGTCCACACTCAGTGTGATTTCTTGGTTTCTGAAAAGAAAGTGAAACCGATAAACAAATTGTCATTCGACAATAGGTGTAAAAGTATGCATACTGGCTATAGTTTGTAGCCGGTGTGAAACCACGTGCAAAGGTTCACCATTTCACACACCTGCTAGAAACAGCTATTTTAAGGATGCATAATGCACTAATATTTCCAAAGAGAAACAAGGAAAGCTCGATGGACTCGGGAGAATCACCATTCATCTGCCAAAAATGCGGTGAAAACCTATTGCTCAAAGGGGTAACCTGTCAGGGGTGTACTGCCCTTCTGTGCCCGCAGTGCGATTGCGCCCTTTCGGTAGACCATTACTGCTACTGCTCTGATTGTGGCAATATGGTCGCCAATGAGTTTGCGGCCTTCCATTCGATTCACCCCGATACCGACTAGTATCACTCGCCTCGCCCCGCCTCCTCCAATCACATTTCATCAGCAGAAATGATGAACAATCCAACATTAACGCGTCAGACTGCGATTCTATCCCGAATTAATCAAGAGTCCGCCGGTATCGCTTCAATCCCACCAACACGATAAGCAGCCAGAACACGGCTATAGGCCATACATGATGAAGGGACTCTGCAATGCCGTTCCCCTTCAGTAGAATCCCCCTGATAAGTCGGAGATAGTGTGTCAGCGGCAGGACAGACCCCAGTGTTTGCGCCCACTCGGGCATACCTCTGAAGGGAAACATGAAGCCGGACAGCAACAGCGATGGAAGGAAGAAGAACATGGACATCTGCACGGCCTGCAACTGATTCCTGACTATGGTGGAAACCGTGACACCAACCGACAGATTGGCCGCGATAAAAACGAGAGAAAGGGCAAAAACCAACAGGACACTGCCGTGCATGGGTACCCCGAACAGGAACCATGCAGCGCCCACGATGAGGGCTATCTGAATATATCCTACCAGAATATATGGAACGATTTTTCCCAGCATGACCTCAAGGGGACGAACCGGTGTAGAAAGAAGGTGCTCCATTGTCCCGCGTTCCGACTCACGAGTAATGGCAAGGGAGGTTATCATGACCAGCGTCATGGTCAGGATGACACCCATGAGTCCCGGTACAATATTATACTGTGTTTCGGCTTCAGGGTTGTAGTCGTTGTGAATACGGATATCCACCGGCATGCCTGCTGTATTGAGATTGGCATAGGGGCCATCCAGTTCACGGACCAGGGCGCGTCGGACAATCTCCGGAAATGAACCGGCGGCATTTCCCGTTGCCATGGGATCGGTGGCATCTGCCTCCAACAACAGTACCGGTCTGTCTCCGCGTAAGAGAGATCGCCCGAACTGCTCCGGGAACGTGACAACAAACTGGACCTCTCCTTCCCGCAACAGCCGCTTGGCCTCGCTCCGGCTTTCCACATGGTGGGTGATCGAAAAAAATGTACTGGCCTGCATCGCTGCGGTGATGGATCGGGAATACGGGGAATTGTCGCCGGAAAGAACGGCCGTGGGAAGATTTCTGGGGTCAGAGTTGATAGCGTATCCAAAAAGTATCAACTGAATCAGCGGAATACCTATCATCATGGCAAAGGTAAGGCGATCCCGCCGCATCTGTACGAATTCCTTGCTGACCATTGCGCTGAATCGCCGGAAAGAAAACAGTTTCATTTGAGCGCTCCCCGGCTTTGCTGCATGAGATCGATGAACACTTCTTCGAGAGAGGTATCTATCTGCCGCCAGTCATACGTATCCCGGTACGGACCAATGCTCCGCTCAAGTGCCTCATGGTCCCGCCCGCTCACATGAAGGGTGTTGCCGAAGGCGACCACCTGATCCACACCGGCAAGGGGCTTCATCTCTTCGGACAATGCGTGCAGTCCTTCGGAACCGCCGCCAGGCGAGACTTTCCAGGTAGCCAAAGCCGAATCCCTGATCATGGCATCAGCCGTCCCCGAAGCCAGCAATTTACCATAGGCAATGTAGGCGAGCCGGTGACACCGTTCGGCTTCGTCCATGTAATGCGTGCTGATGAGCGCCGTCACCCCTTGCGATGCCAACAGATGCACCTGGTCCCAAAAATCGCGCCGTGCTCCCGGGTCCACACCGGCCGTGGGCTCATCGAGCAACAGCAATCGCGGGGAGTGCAACGTGCTGACTCCCAGCGACAAGCGCTGTTTCCAACCACCCGAAAGGCTTCCGGCCAGTTGCTTTGCAAACGGCCCAAGGCCCATGCGCTCAATACATTCATCGACTTTTTTCGAGGCATCCTTCAATCCGAAAACACGGGCAGTGAACTCGATGTTTTCCCTGACAGTGAGATCTTCATACAGGCTGAATTTCTGGGTCATGTACCCCACATGCGGTTTGATGAGGGCCGACTCCTTGACCACATCATATCCCAGACACGTACCAGAGCCGCCGTCCGGTTTGAGCAAGCCGCACAACATGCGAATGGAAGTGGTTTTCCCTGACCCATTCGGCCCAAGAAAACCAAAGATTTCACCGCGACGGATACGCATGTCCAAGCCGTTCACCACTGTCTTCTTGCCAAAAACTTTAGTGAGTCCCTGAACGTCGATGATGGTATCTTCAGTCACTGGGCAACTCACTCTTGGTCTGAGAGTTCAGGAATGGAGACATCCACCGGCTGTCCCGGATGCAGAAGTCGGGCCTGCTCCAGAGATGGACGTCCCTTGACCATGAACACCAGCTTGGCCCTGCTCTCGCTTGAGTAGATAACCGGCGGTGTATACTCTGCCTCGGGCGAGACATAAGAGACCGTGATTTCCACCGGACGATCTATGCCGTCGAAAAATACTTCCGCCTTTTGCCCCTGACGAATGCGGGCGACTTTCGTCTGTGGGACATAGAACCGGACCTCGACCTGACTCGGCGGCAGGAGGGAGACTACGGGACTGCCGGTCGAGACCCACTCGCCTTCGCGGTACATGGTATCGAAAACCAGGGCATCTACTGGAGCCGAACATTTTTTCTGGTCAAAACTCCACAAAGCCTGCTCCAGCTTGGCTGAGGCCTGACGAACTGCGGCCATGGCAGCCTGAACCTCGTCACTGCGCGCACCCAGTCTGGCCGTTTCCAACTCGGCCCGGATTTCCTTCACCCGCTGCCGTTTCTGATCGTAATCAGTCTCGGCCCGGTCCAGTTCTTCCTGGGAAATAGTCTGCTCTGCAATGAGCCGTTGACGACGCTGGAATTCCACTTTGGCCAGATTGGACGAAGCAGTGGCCTGTCGCAACCGGGCGAGTATGGATGCTATCTCGGAAGGGCGCTGCCCTTTTTCCAGATTGGCGAGATTATCCTGCGCCTGCTGCAACCCATGTTCTGCTTCGGACACAACGGCACGTTCCAGTTCCCGCTCCAAAGTGAACAGAGGACTGCCAGCCGCCACAACCTGCCCTCTCTCGACCGACAACGACATCAACGTCCCGCCAACAGGAGAAGAAACGTGTACATATTCGCCTTCCACATACCCCTGGAAGACTCCCGATTCCTGTTCTGTGCACCCCACAAGAAGTAGCGCCAAGAACAAAAGGGACATGCTATATACACAAATCGACGATGTGTTCTGATGATTCTTCATTGTTGTTAGGTACGCCTTGATTTCACAAATTACAACTGCTCGAAATAGTTATTTTACAATAACTTTACGCCCCCTCTCTTCCAGCGAAAAAAACCATTTGTATCGAGTAAAAACGAAAAACATGACCCAAGCGCTTTTTTGAGGTATGTTGGAAGCACGTTTCGACTCAGATCACGGGGAGGCTTTCATGCGGACTGTCCTGGCCATTATAGCCATACTGCTAAGCGTTACTTATGCGCTGGCCGAAGAACCGTTCCATCTGAGCACAGATGCAAACTTCCCTCCTTATAGTGAACTGATCAATGACGAAGTTCAGGGAATTGATATTGATATCATCCGCGAGGCAGCCACACGTGCCGGAATCAATGTTGTCATTGAAGCCTACCCGTGGAAGCGGGCCATGATGATGTTGAGCAATGGGGAGACAGACGGTACGTTTTCCGTCTTCCGCAATGAGGAACGAGAAGCCTATGCCCTGTTCTCCAGCAACCCGGTTCATATCAGCGACCTGGCTGTTTTCATGAACCGATCATCCCTCAAGAACTACAACCAGTTGGATGACTTGTTCGGCCAAACCGTATTCATTGCAGCGGGTTTTTCCATCAGTGATGCATTTGACGAGGCTGTGAAGACAAACAGGATCAGGCCAACGTACGCTCGAGACACAGAGGACGGCCTGTCACGGCTGTTGGAATCCCCGAATGGATATCTGATCAGCAACAGGGTTTCCGTGCTGTACTATGCGCGTAAAAGAGGGGTTCTGGACCAAATCAGAAGCAGTCCGCTTCTGGTTCGGGCCAACAGGGGCGCCTACCTTGCAATTCCTCGCTCAAGGGAAGTGACTCCGGCATTGCAAAATATGCTTGAACGCCTCGACAAGGAACTCGGCAGGATGTGGGCCGACGGCACGATTGAGGCCATCATCACCCCCTACATCACGACGACGTCACCCACCCCCTGATCAAACAGGCGAAGAAGACAGCTTTCCTTTCAGGTCAACGTAGGAGGTGTGGGCAGGTATGCCCCGCTCGCGAAGCATCTTTATGAGGCTGATAGCCATATCGCTTTTCAGGTTCCACGCCTCGGCCGGAGATTCCGCCCAAGCTGCAAGCCAGCAGACAACACTCTCTTTTTCCATACGCATGACCCAGAACTGTGCCGGTTCCTGATTGATGCGGTACTCGCTGGTCTCGGCTACTTCCAGCGCCACTTCCATCACCTCATCGAGGTCCGCATCGTAGGAAACATGAAATTCCAGGTAGGCCCACAGCAGGGAGTCATTGAGCGTCAGGTTGACGAACTCCTTGTTGAGCATTCGACTGTTGGGGATGACATACCGTTTCCAGTCCCAGGTTTTGATCTTTGTATGGGTAATGGAAATATCCTCGACAGTCCCATACTGCTGATCCATGGAGAGGGTATCACCGACGCGCAGTTGTTTTGAGAAGCTGATGACGATGCCGGAGATCATGTTCTCGACAAGAGGTCGCGCAG from Pseudodesulfovibrio profundus encodes the following:
- a CDS encoding ABC transporter permease, with the translated sequence MKLFSFRRFSAMVSKEFVQMRRDRLTFAMMIGIPLIQLILFGYAINSDPRNLPTAVLSGDNSPYSRSITAAMQASTFFSITHHVESRSEAKRLLREGEVQFVVTFPEQFGRSLLRGDRPVLLLEADATDPMATGNAAGSFPEIVRRALVRELDGPYANLNTAGMPVDIRIHNDYNPEAETQYNIVPGLMGVILTMTLVMITSLAITRESERGTMEHLLSTPVRPLEVMLGKIVPYILVGYIQIALIVGAAWFLFGVPMHGSVLLVFALSLVFIAANLSVGVTVSTIVRNQLQAVQMSMFFFLPSLLLSGFMFPFRGMPEWAQTLGSVLPLTHYLRLIRGILLKGNGIAESLHHVWPIAVFWLLIVLVGLKRYRRTLD
- a CDS encoding ABC transporter ATP-binding protein; protein product: MTEDTIIDVQGLTKVFGKKTVVNGLDMRIRRGEIFGFLGPNGSGKTTSIRMLCGLLKPDGGSGTCLGYDVVKESALIKPHVGYMTQKFSLYEDLTVRENIEFTARVFGLKDASKKVDECIERMGLGPFAKQLAGSLSGGWKQRLSLGVSTLHSPRLLLLDEPTAGVDPGARRDFWDQVHLLASQGVTALISTHYMDEAERCHRLAYIAYGKLLASGTADAMIRDSALATWKVSPGGGSEGLHALSEEMKPLAGVDQVVAFGNTLHVSGRDHEALERSIGPYRDTYDWRQIDTSLEEVFIDLMQQSRGALK
- a CDS encoding HlyD family secretion protein; the protein is MSLLFLALLLVGCTEQESGVFQGYVEGEYVHVSSPVGGTLMSLSVERGQVVAAGSPLFTLERELERAVVSEAEHGLQQAQDNLANLEKGQRPSEIASILARLRQATASSNLAKVEFQRRQRLIAEQTISQEELDRAETDYDQKRQRVKEIRAELETARLGARSDEVQAAMAAVRQASAKLEQALWSFDQKKCSAPVDALVFDTMYREGEWVSTGSPVVSLLPPSQVEVRFYVPQTKVARIRQGQKAEVFFDGIDRPVEITVSYVSPEAEYTPPVIYSSESRAKLVFMVKGRPSLEQARLLHPGQPVDVSIPELSDQE
- a CDS encoding substrate-binding periplasmic protein, whose protein sequence is MRTVLAIIAILLSVTYALAEEPFHLSTDANFPPYSELINDEVQGIDIDIIREAATRAGINVVIEAYPWKRAMMMLSNGETDGTFSVFRNEEREAYALFSSNPVHISDLAVFMNRSSLKNYNQLDDLFGQTVFIAAGFSISDAFDEAVKTNRIRPTYARDTEDGLSRLLESPNGYLISNRVSVLYYARKRGVLDQIRSSPLLVRANRGAYLAIPRSREVTPALQNMLERLDKELGRMWADGTIEAIITPYITTTSPTP
- a CDS encoding mechanosensitive ion channel family protein gives rise to the protein MNIGMDLDLIFYVIGISAVALFAFWWLYHRVSSLKSQRVDRIKNMFHDPETMAAMPTDVLTASEERQEKKKIVKGVKTRFTIIQRTLFFCILFIWLFAITAPFIGSIPSTMLSILIAITTAVVGIAARPLVENMISGIVISFSKQLRVGDTLSMDQQYGTVEDISITHTKIKTWDWKRYVIPNSRMLNKEFVNLTLNDSLLWAYLEFHVSYDADLDEVMEVALEVAETSEYRINQEPAQFWVMRMEKESVVCWLAAWAESPAEAWNLKSDMAISLIKMLRERGIPAHTSYVDLKGKLSSSPV